A window of uncultured Draconibacterium sp. contains these coding sequences:
- a CDS encoding glycosyltransferase family 2 protein → MINNKKVVVVLPAYNAAKTLEITYNEIDFNIVDDVILVDDVSCDETVKVGKEMGIKHIVVHQENKGYGGNQKSCYNKALEIGADIVIMLHPDYQYTPLLIPAMAGALSNGLYHVVLGSRILGTGALKGGMPLIKYIANRGLTFIENILLGAKLSEYHTGYRAFTKEVLEAVDYNINSDNFVFDNQMLAQIWYAGYEIAEITCPTKYFDDASSISIKNSTIYAIGVLKTAMQFRLHKWGIKKNKIFK, encoded by the coding sequence ATGATCAACAATAAAAAAGTTGTTGTGGTTTTGCCCGCATACAACGCTGCCAAAACACTTGAAATTACGTATAACGAGATTGATTTTAACATTGTTGACGATGTAATTCTGGTTGACGACGTTAGCTGCGACGAAACGGTTAAAGTTGGGAAAGAGATGGGAATTAAACACATCGTTGTTCACCAGGAGAACAAAGGCTACGGAGGCAATCAGAAATCGTGTTACAACAAAGCCCTTGAAATTGGTGCCGATATTGTAATTATGCTTCACCCCGACTACCAGTACACGCCCTTATTAATTCCGGCAATGGCAGGCGCACTAAGCAACGGTTTATACCACGTTGTTTTGGGTTCGCGCATTTTAGGAACCGGTGCATTAAAAGGTGGTATGCCATTGATTAAATACATTGCCAACCGGGGCCTTACTTTTATCGAAAACATTTTGCTTGGTGCAAAACTTTCGGAATACCACACCGGCTACCGCGCTTTTACAAAAGAAGTTTTAGAGGCAGTTGATTACAATATCAATTCCGACAACTTTGTTTTCGACAATCAAATGCTGGCGCAAATATGGTATGCCGGATACGAAATTGCTGAGATTACCTGCCCAACAAAATATTTCGACGATGCTTCGAGCATCAGCATTAAAAACAGTACCATTTATGCCATTGGGGTGTTAAAAACTGCCATGCAGTTCAGGTTGCACAAATGGGGAATTAAAAAGAATAAAATATTTAAGTAA
- the ccoG gene encoding cytochrome c oxidase accessory protein CcoG, producing MAKQNLDFRDKPINLNERGGRKWVYAKKPSGKWFTRRTIFSYVMLLFFVGVPFIRINGNPLILLDVASRKFIIFGAIFWAQDTFILALLMLSFVLFVVLFTVTFGRLWCGWACPQTIFLEMVFRKIEYLIEGDYRARLQLDNSPWTAGKIFKKVLKHGIFILISVAMTNTFLMWFIGSDAWFDLITSPVQENLSGFLIMLLVSAFFYWVYSFFREQICTMVCPYGRMQGVLLDSKTIMVTYDYKRGEPRGGRGDGDCTDCKQCVSVCPTGIDIRNGTQLECINCTACMDQCDKIMHVTGKAPGLIRYASEDSIKGGHSKIWNTRNRAYSVVLLIIFSFFVYTLVTRPVIETTILRTPGLLYQDHENTISNVYNIKIVNKTHNDMPLEIKLISHQGEIRMAGNTMNIKDQDMFESTFLLFIPKDEIKGDKTEIEFGIYSNNELIETYRTTFVGP from the coding sequence ATGGCAAAACAAAATTTAGACTTCAGAGACAAACCCATAAATCTAAACGAACGCGGTGGCAGAAAATGGGTGTATGCCAAAAAACCTTCGGGGAAATGGTTTACCCGTCGGACGATATTTAGTTATGTAATGCTTTTGTTTTTTGTGGGAGTACCATTTATTCGTATAAACGGAAATCCACTGATTCTGCTTGATGTTGCCAGTCGAAAATTTATCATTTTTGGAGCTATTTTCTGGGCGCAAGACACCTTTATACTTGCTTTGCTCATGCTCTCCTTTGTTCTATTTGTGGTTTTGTTTACAGTAACTTTCGGGAGGCTTTGGTGCGGCTGGGCCTGTCCGCAAACCATATTTCTCGAAATGGTTTTCAGAAAAATTGAATACCTGATTGAAGGAGATTACCGCGCCCGCCTTCAACTGGACAACAGTCCATGGACTGCAGGAAAAATTTTTAAGAAGGTACTTAAACACGGAATATTTATACTCATTTCAGTGGCCATGACCAACACATTTTTAATGTGGTTTATTGGCAGCGATGCCTGGTTTGATTTAATTACCTCACCCGTGCAGGAGAATTTATCAGGTTTTCTGATTATGCTGCTCGTTTCGGCATTTTTCTATTGGGTGTATTCCTTTTTCCGCGAACAAATTTGTACCATGGTTTGCCCCTACGGAAGAATGCAGGGCGTTTTACTCGATTCGAAAACAATAATGGTTACCTACGATTACAAACGTGGCGAACCACGTGGAGGACGCGGCGATGGCGATTGTACCGATTGTAAACAATGCGTATCTGTTTGTCCAACCGGAATCGATATACGAAACGGCACGCAACTGGAATGTATAAACTGTACGGCCTGCATGGATCAGTGCGATAAAATTATGCATGTTACCGGCAAGGCACCCGGGCTCATTCGCTACGCTTCGGAAGACTCAATAAAAGGAGGCCATTCGAAAATATGGAATACCCGAAATCGGGCATACTCAGTTGTTTTACTTATTATTTTCTCGTTTTTTGTATATACGCTGGTTACACGCCCGGTAATCGAAACCACAATTTTAAGAACACCCGGTTTACTTTATCAAGACCACGAGAATACAATCTCGAATGTGTACAACATTAAAATTGTGAATAAAACGCACAACGATATGCCGCTCGAAATAAAACTAATTTCACACCAAGGCGAGATTAGGATGGCAGGTAACACAATGAACATTAAAGACCAGGACATGTTTGAATCTACCTTTTTACTTTTTATTCCGAAGGATGAAATAAAAGGAGATAAAACCGAAATAGAATTTGGTATTTACAGTAATAATGAATTAATTGAAACCTACCGTACAACGTTTGTTGGGCCGTGA
- a CDS encoding sulfite exporter TauE/SafE family protein, whose protein sequence is MTILITAFVLGLMGSFHCAGMCGPIAIALPLHGNTVPQKIFGGTLYNIGRTLTYGVMGALFGMLGQGIQLIGFQQKVSVIMGALMIISVLFPKLFKNQYRMDKSWFSFVGKLKKTIAQMFSIRSFQSLFFIGMLNGLLPCGLVYMAIAGAIGTGGVVEGSLYMILFGLGTIPMLLAISLAGNILSLAVRNKINKLIPVLVVVVGILFVLRGLSLGIPYLSPPKQKIEQKFEKSLQSEAAELHMETKGDCCKTK, encoded by the coding sequence ATGACCATACTGATAACAGCATTTGTTTTAGGTTTAATGGGAAGCTTTCATTGTGCTGGAATGTGCGGCCCCATTGCCATTGCACTTCCTTTACACGGAAACACTGTTCCGCAGAAAATTTTTGGAGGCACGCTTTACAACATTGGAAGAACGCTAACTTACGGTGTTATGGGTGCCTTGTTCGGCATGCTCGGCCAGGGAATTCAACTGATCGGATTTCAACAAAAAGTATCAGTAATTATGGGTGCTCTCATGATTATTTCGGTGTTGTTTCCCAAACTTTTTAAAAATCAGTACCGAATGGATAAAAGCTGGTTTTCGTTTGTGGGCAAGCTGAAAAAAACAATAGCCCAGATGTTTTCGATCCGCTCGTTTCAGAGTTTATTTTTTATTGGAATGCTAAACGGGTTGCTCCCTTGCGGACTGGTTTATATGGCAATTGCCGGAGCAATTGGAACAGGCGGAGTTGTGGAAGGATCCTTGTACATGATTTTATTTGGTTTGGGCACCATTCCAATGTTACTGGCAATATCGCTGGCCGGAAATATTTTAAGCCTGGCTGTGCGAAATAAAATAAACAAACTTATCCCGGTGCTTGTAGTAGTGGTGGGAATTTTATTTGTGTTGCGCGGTTTAAGTTTGGGCATCCCCTACCTGAGCCCGCCAAAACAAAAAATTGAACAAAAATTTGAGAAAAGTTTACAATCGGAAGCTGCTGAGTTGCACATGGAAACAAAAGGCGATTGTTGCAAAACGAAATAG
- a CDS encoding VTC domain-containing protein produces the protein MQGYTELNTYRYERKFVAHPLNRFATEAVVKQNSAFFVPAYSARYINNIYFDTPGLDCYFDNLFGNGERWKARLRWYGDKFGEISSPVLEFKIKKGLVGTKKSYPIPSFVFTQSVFNASDLSKLFDKAGLPDDIREKLVGLQPVLLNRYLRSYYTTLNKKFRITIDDQLEYFNMKPSWNHIQHSFKESNKVVVELKYDMDNNSHAGEISNQFPFRLDKNSKFVSGMSHFRNEIAQ, from the coding sequence ATGCAGGGTTACACCGAATTAAATACTTACAGGTACGAGCGGAAGTTTGTTGCGCATCCACTTAATCGTTTTGCTACAGAAGCTGTGGTGAAGCAAAATAGCGCGTTTTTTGTTCCGGCTTACTCTGCCCGCTATATCAATAACATTTATTTCGACACGCCAGGCCTCGATTGTTATTTTGATAATTTATTTGGTAACGGGGAACGTTGGAAGGCCCGTTTAAGGTGGTACGGCGATAAGTTTGGCGAAATTTCTTCTCCTGTTTTGGAGTTTAAAATCAAAAAGGGTTTGGTTGGAACCAAAAAGTCGTATCCAATTCCATCTTTTGTTTTTACCCAAAGTGTGTTTAATGCCAGCGATCTCTCCAAACTTTTTGACAAAGCAGGTTTACCCGATGATATTCGGGAAAAACTTGTTGGGCTTCAGCCCGTACTTTTAAATCGTTATTTGCGAAGTTATTATACCACCCTCAATAAAAAGTTTCGGATAACCATTGATGATCAGTTGGAATATTTTAACATGAAACCAAGCTGGAATCACATTCAACATTCGTTTAAGGAAAGTAATAAAGTGGTAGTTGAATTAAAATACGACATGGACAATAATAGTCATGCCGGAGAAATTAGCAACCAGTTTCCATTCCGATTGGATAAGAATTCAAAATTTGTTTCGGGAATGAGCCATTTCAGAAATGAGATTGCTCAATAA
- a CDS encoding heavy metal translocating P-type ATPase metal-binding domain-containing protein, which yields MGKQNENSCIHCGADCGKNPVVWNNLKFCCNGCLTVYQLLNENKLYNYYKLDETPGIKVEATTEFGNKYAFLDNEEVKAKLISFTENDISKVKFYIPVIHCASCIWLLEHLQKLHSGIKHSFVNFTRKEVDITFDETKISLRQLVELLSSIHYIPDLSQSLSDKTDDKSYKKLLYKIGVAGFVFINVMTYSLPAYFNGEPLSDKLQSLFSILSYILVIPVTFYSGSDYYISAFKNLIKKNINIDLPIALGIIVLFLVTSYEVLFTGGPGYSDSLSGLIFFLLVGKWYQSKTYEALSFDRNYKSYFPIAVTKINKQIEESILLEKIEVDDELIIRNKELIPADSELMEGEGQIDYSFVTGESSPVVKNTGDFIYAGGRQMGGIIKIKVKKEVNQSHLTKLWNQDKSYDKPTDSLKSLSDRISKYFTLIVIVIATIGFTYWMLKGETHTAIFVFTAVLIVACPCALALSIPFTFGNTMRIFGKNGLYIKNTDVIEKLSHINTIVFDKTGTLTQPNKNKVVFTGDKLAENEIEAIFSLARQSTHPLSAAISQYFEKTNYFAPDHFVEVAGRGMFGKVNQLNIKLGSEEYVSNQEDKKEKKTSLVYVSIDNEVRGFFKVSNQYREGVKGVLEMLKANFQLFLISGDNDAEAKHLSTYFDSKHMLFNQKPGDKADFIKILQDKGNTILMTGDGLNDAGALMQSDVALTIADKVYHFSPASDAVLEAGQFNRLANFIRFTKTSLNIVKLSFTISFFYNIIGIAFAITGNLSPVVAAILMPISSVSVVAFATFVTRLAGKIKL from the coding sequence ATGGGAAAACAGAACGAAAATAGTTGCATTCATTGCGGAGCCGATTGCGGGAAAAATCCGGTGGTTTGGAACAACCTGAAATTTTGTTGCAACGGTTGTCTAACGGTGTATCAGCTTTTAAACGAAAACAAACTTTACAATTATTACAAGCTGGATGAAACACCCGGAATAAAAGTGGAAGCCACCACCGAATTTGGGAATAAATATGCCTTTCTCGACAACGAAGAAGTAAAGGCGAAATTAATTTCGTTTACCGAAAACGACATTTCTAAAGTTAAGTTCTACATTCCGGTAATCCACTGCGCGTCGTGTATTTGGTTGCTCGAGCACCTTCAAAAACTGCACTCGGGCATAAAACATTCTTTTGTAAACTTTACTCGGAAAGAGGTTGATATTACATTTGATGAAACCAAAATAAGTTTGCGCCAACTGGTTGAGTTACTGTCTTCCATTCATTACATTCCCGATCTTTCGCAAAGTCTTTCCGACAAAACAGACGACAAATCGTATAAAAAACTACTCTACAAAATAGGTGTGGCAGGTTTTGTATTTATAAACGTAATGACCTACAGTTTGCCGGCCTATTTTAATGGCGAACCATTGAGCGACAAACTACAATCGCTCTTTAGCATTCTGAGCTATATTCTGGTAATTCCGGTTACTTTTTACAGTGGCAGCGACTATTATATTTCTGCATTCAAAAACCTGATTAAAAAGAACATCAACATTGATTTGCCCATTGCGCTTGGTATAATTGTTTTATTTCTGGTAACAAGTTACGAAGTACTTTTTACTGGTGGCCCCGGATACAGCGATAGTCTTTCGGGTTTAATTTTTTTCCTTTTGGTAGGAAAATGGTACCAAAGTAAAACCTACGAGGCACTTTCGTTCGACCGCAATTACAAATCGTATTTCCCGATTGCTGTTACCAAAATAAACAAACAAATTGAGGAAAGTATTCTGCTCGAAAAAATTGAAGTAGATGACGAACTCATCATCCGAAACAAAGAATTAATACCTGCCGACTCGGAATTAATGGAAGGCGAAGGCCAGATTGACTATAGTTTTGTTACCGGAGAATCGAGCCCGGTTGTAAAAAACACGGGTGATTTTATTTATGCCGGAGGCCGGCAAATGGGCGGAATAATAAAAATAAAGGTAAAAAAGGAGGTAAACCAAAGTCATCTTACCAAACTCTGGAACCAGGACAAAAGTTACGACAAACCCACCGATTCGTTAAAATCGCTCTCCGACCGGATCAGCAAATATTTTACATTAATTGTTATCGTTATTGCCACAATTGGCTTTACCTACTGGATGCTAAAAGGCGAAACACACACCGCCATTTTTGTTTTTACAGCAGTATTAATTGTGGCTTGCCCGTGTGCACTGGCACTTTCTATTCCTTTTACTTTTGGGAATACGATGCGAATTTTTGGTAAAAACGGGCTCTACATTAAAAACACCGACGTTATTGAAAAACTGTCGCACATTAACACTATTGTTTTCGATAAAACAGGAACGCTCACCCAACCCAACAAAAACAAAGTAGTATTTACCGGCGACAAACTCGCCGAAAATGAAATAGAAGCCATCTTTTCGCTGGCCCGGCAATCGACTCATCCTCTGAGCGCTGCCATTTCGCAATACTTTGAAAAGACGAACTACTTTGCTCCCGATCATTTTGTTGAAGTTGCCGGACGAGGTATGTTCGGAAAAGTGAATCAGCTGAATATTAAATTGGGTTCGGAAGAATACGTAAGCAACCAGGAAGATAAAAAGGAGAAAAAAACATCGCTTGTGTATGTTTCGATTGATAACGAAGTTCGTGGATTTTTTAAGGTCAGCAATCAGTACCGCGAAGGAGTAAAAGGAGTTTTAGAAATGCTGAAAGCAAATTTCCAATTGTTTCTGATTTCGGGAGATAACGACGCTGAAGCTAAACACCTTTCCACTTATTTTGATTCGAAGCACATGCTTTTTAACCAAAAACCCGGCGACAAAGCCGACTTTATAAAAATCCTGCAAGACAAGGGAAATACCATTTTAATGACCGGCGACGGACTAAACGACGCGGGAGCATTAATGCAAAGCGACGTAGCATTAACCATTGCCGACAAAGTCTATCACTTCTCCCCTGCCAGCGATGCGGTTTTGGAAGCCGGACAATTTAACCGGCTAGCCAACTTTATTCGATTTACAAAAACATCGTTAAACATTGTAAAACTCAGCTTTACTATTTCGTTTTTCTACAACATTATCGGTATTGCATTTGCCATAACAGGGAATCTTTCTCCTGTGGTTGCAGCTATTTTAATGCCAATTAGCTCGGTATCGGTGGTTGCGTTTGCCACTTTTGTTACCCGGCTGGCAGGTAAAATAAAATTATAG
- a CDS encoding glycosyltransferase family 39 protein — protein MNQFIDKIKNYFFLLPLFIFVAIAFPHLSLPYFWDEAWSYFPAAFKMYENGPSLIPGSLPLWDAKGHPLFFFFISSVWMRLFGTSVFAVHFLPFLISLSTLGALFVLVKKQAGTWAANIAILLFSVQSLFLAQATFLLPEMLITLLLLLAIHFYLDKKYWLFVLVASIMVMTKETSIVFIGGFLLFHLFVYLKPGKESRRYIFESVLLCLPLIVYGMFLILHKKAFGTFLFQEHTGYIEFSFAAVARKLQIATGIIFTRYGRNIILLATLIAPVILIIKKIKLQNKKLIALLLVLTVLFLLFSALNFYTQRYMLSLLALFITLTSVLLVQVKFSNRYLNVLIVAIISAVPFYYSLTKKSNSDSDLGFVNVVKVHQQMVKYCEEQGWQEQPISASFNLIFCLRNPHLGYVSSEKGFSNVMDLKKFNHAEIYLNDCTSFGADAQLDSIVSSNKLVKEFELQKAWGKIYTQLPVKE, from the coding sequence GTGAATCAATTCATCGATAAAATAAAAAACTATTTTTTCCTGCTTCCTTTGTTTATTTTTGTAGCAATTGCTTTCCCACATTTAAGCCTTCCCTATTTTTGGGATGAAGCCTGGTCGTATTTTCCGGCGGCCTTTAAAATGTACGAAAACGGGCCAAGCCTTATACCCGGTTCCTTGCCCTTGTGGGATGCCAAAGGACACCCCTTGTTTTTCTTTTTTATTTCGTCGGTATGGATGCGATTATTTGGCACCTCTGTATTTGCCGTGCATTTCTTGCCATTTTTAATTTCGTTGTCAACTTTGGGAGCATTGTTTGTACTTGTAAAAAAACAAGCAGGTACATGGGCAGCTAACATTGCAATTCTCCTTTTTAGTGTGCAGTCCTTATTCCTGGCGCAAGCCACTTTCCTTTTGCCCGAAATGCTTATTACCCTTTTGTTGTTGCTTGCCATCCACTTTTACCTGGATAAAAAGTACTGGCTTTTTGTATTGGTCGCTTCCATTATGGTGATGACCAAAGAAACCAGTATTGTTTTTATCGGTGGTTTTTTACTCTTTCATCTTTTTGTTTATTTAAAACCGGGTAAAGAATCGAGAAGATATATTTTCGAGAGTGTATTGCTTTGCCTTCCACTCATAGTTTATGGAATGTTTCTTATACTTCATAAAAAAGCTTTTGGAACTTTCCTTTTTCAGGAACACACAGGCTACATTGAGTTTAGCTTTGCCGCAGTTGCCAGAAAGTTACAAATAGCCACGGGAATTATTTTCACTCGTTACGGAAGAAATATTATCCTTCTGGCGACTCTTATCGCTCCAGTTATTCTCATCATAAAAAAGATAAAACTGCAAAACAAAAAGCTAATTGCATTGCTTCTGGTGCTTACCGTTTTGTTTTTACTTTTTTCGGCACTAAATTTTTATACGCAACGATATATGCTTAGTCTGCTGGCCCTTTTTATAACCCTAACATCCGTTTTACTGGTGCAGGTAAAATTCAGCAACCGCTACCTGAATGTGTTGATTGTTGCAATTATAAGCGCCGTGCCTTTCTACTATTCGCTAACAAAAAAATCGAACTCCGACAGCGATCTGGGTTTTGTGAATGTGGTTAAAGTACACCAGCAAATGGTAAAATATTGCGAAGAGCAAGGTTGGCAGGAGCAGCCAATATCAGCCAGTTTTAATCTCATTTTTTGTTTACGCAATCCGCATTTGGGTTATGTTTCGTCTGAAAAAGGATTTTCGAATGTGATGGATTTAAAGAAATTCAACCATGCAGAAATTTATTTAAACGACTGTACATCGTTTGGAGCAGACGCCCAACTCGACTCCATTGTTAGTTCGAATAAATTAGTGAAAGAGTTTGAGTTACAAAAAGCCTGGGGGAAAATATACACCCAACTGCCGGTAAAAGAATAA
- a CDS encoding FixH family protein, which produces MKFNWGTGIFLFLIVFLVACGIFIYFAMTQQVNLVHKDYYEKGVDYGEQMKVNERSKPFSRSVDVNTQNDALLITIEKSLAEQVDSGTMYMYRPSDKTKDIKVAVNAGTQNIQFQKSDLINGRYILKFTWYARGVKYEIDQPVNIQ; this is translated from the coding sequence ATGAAGTTTAATTGGGGTACAGGAATATTTCTCTTTTTAATTGTGTTTTTAGTTGCCTGCGGAATATTCATCTATTTTGCAATGACACAACAAGTTAATTTGGTACACAAAGATTACTACGAAAAAGGAGTTGATTATGGTGAACAAATGAAGGTAAATGAACGATCGAAACCATTTTCCCGATCGGTTGATGTAAATACGCAAAACGATGCCCTTTTAATTACAATCGAAAAGTCGCTGGCCGAACAAGTTGATTCCGGCACCATGTACATGTACCGTCCTTCGGATAAAACCAAAGACATTAAAGTTGCAGTAAATGCCGGTACTCAAAACATTCAGTTTCAAAAGTCGGACCTTATTAACGGACGATATATTCTAAAATTTACCTGGTATGCCCGGGGTGTAAAATATGAAATAGATCAACCGGTAAATATTCAATAA
- a CDS encoding DUF4956 domain-containing protein has product MDKWNLFQRFLITENARISILDFIINAVIVLVLSVILEYTYSRCAKSLSGRKAFGANFFLIAFTTMLIISIVKSSLALSLGLVGALSIVRFRSAIKEPEELAYLFFTIAIGLGLGAGQRIITAIAAVVLLAIIWLRYLSAPKSRKQNLYLTVSSVGQNRPSLENIDTEVLGVFKASKLVRYDESAELIEAAYWIEIKKASDLQQFKDKINTISPEIRVSFIDNNSF; this is encoded by the coding sequence ATGGATAAATGGAACTTGTTTCAACGATTTTTAATCACTGAAAACGCACGAATTTCAATTTTAGACTTTATCATCAATGCGGTAATTGTTTTGGTTTTGTCGGTAATTCTTGAATATACTTATTCACGTTGTGCAAAAAGTTTATCGGGGCGAAAAGCATTTGGAGCCAATTTCTTTTTAATTGCTTTTACTACCATGCTGATCATTTCAATTGTGAAATCATCACTGGCATTGTCGTTGGGATTGGTTGGAGCACTTTCTATTGTTCGGTTTCGCTCGGCAATAAAAGAACCGGAAGAGTTGGCTTATTTGTTTTTTACAATAGCCATTGGTTTGGGTTTAGGCGCCGGACAACGTATAATTACAGCTATTGCGGCAGTTGTATTGCTGGCAATTATTTGGTTACGATACCTGAGTGCTCCAAAATCGCGGAAGCAAAATTTGTATTTAACAGTTAGTAGTGTTGGCCAAAACCGTCCTAGTTTAGAAAATATTGACACCGAAGTTCTGGGTGTGTTTAAAGCTTCAAAACTGGTTCGTTACGACGAATCGGCCGAATTGATAGAAGCAGCCTATTGGATTGAAATAAAGAAAGCAAGCGATTTGCAGCAGTTTAAGGATAAAATCAATACCATCAGCCCTGAAATCAGAGTTTCTTTTATCGACAACAATTCGTTTTAA